In a single window of the bacterium genome:
- a CDS encoding DnaJ domain-containing protein — MDPSKNYYTILSLKKDASEADIKKAFHRLAKEFHPDLNPDKPEAEARFKEINEAYDVLSDSKKRAEYDQIQKYGAGFNAPPGAGGRHPRSNGTVFDGNLEDLFGGARGNLGDIFSQFFNMGGGKKRRNYAQKGQDFKASVKVPFKTAVNGGKSRVQFGIPGKGQKTIEINIPTGIRNGGKIRLRGLGAPGINGGAAGDLIVIVQVATDSFFRREGNDIYADITIGLKIAIEGAKILVRVPSGEKVKLTIPPGTQPGTKFRIPERGIVSKAKKGDFFIVVNVKIPEKLDNKSKELFEKFVKKAGL, encoded by the coding sequence ATGGACCCAAGTAAAAATTATTATACAATTTTATCTCTAAAAAAAGATGCCTCCGAAGCCGATATAAAAAAGGCCTTCCATCGTCTTGCAAAAGAGTTCCATCCTGACCTTAACCCCGACAAACCTGAAGCCGAGGCGCGCTTTAAAGAGATTAATGAGGCATATGACGTTCTTTCCGATTCAAAAAAGCGAGCTGAATATGACCAAATTCAAAAATACGGCGCTGGCTTTAACGCCCCTCCAGGGGCCGGTGGAAGACACCCTCGGAGTAATGGGACTGTTTTTGATGGTAACCTAGAAGACCTTTTCGGGGGAGCAAGAGGTAATCTAGGTGATATTTTCTCCCAATTTTTCAATATGGGCGGAGGCAAAAAAAGGCGTAATTATGCCCAAAAAGGACAAGATTTCAAGGCAAGCGTCAAAGTGCCGTTCAAGACAGCAGTTAATGGCGGAAAAAGCAGGGTGCAGTTCGGGATTCCGGGAAAGGGACAAAAAACTATCGAGATAAACATTCCCACCGGGATTAGAAACGGCGGCAAAATACGCCTTCGCGGATTAGGTGCGCCTGGAATCAACGGGGGAGCTGCGGGAGACCTTATTGTCATTGTGCAAGTTGCTACTGACTCCTTTTTCCGAAGAGAAGGCAACGATATTTACGCAGACATCACAATCGGTTTAAAAATAGCAATCGAAGGCGCAAAAATACTCGTGCGTGTGCCTAGTGGAGAAAAAGTAAAACTCACTATTCCCCCCGGAACCCAACCCGGCACAAAATTTCGTATCCCAGAGAGAGGTATCGTTTCAAAAGCAAAAAAAGGGGATTTCTTTATCGTTGTTAATGTCAAAATCCCAGAAAAACTCGATAATAAATCAAAAGAACTTTTTGAAAAATTTGTAAAAAAGGCCGGTTTATGA